The proteins below are encoded in one region of Sphaerodactylus townsendi isolate TG3544 linkage group LG06, MPM_Stown_v2.3, whole genome shotgun sequence:
- the LOC125435749 gene encoding transmembrane protein 229b-like, translated as MGSPPEPLPQLCRGYIYAIHGFFLEKIFAAMVGEDSPFERAGSLGSFLAYGFCGLTLERIYLALRNDCCLLTRCLLYILCIYSWELGTGGLLSCFGACPWDYGEYSYNLMGLIALEYFLFWFVGSLLLEKLVICNTLRILLAEPWKAEKKPMPRFELKDD; from the coding sequence ATGGGGAGCCCGCCCGAGCCCCTGCCGCAGCTGTGCCGGGGCTACATCTACGCCATCCACGGCTTCTTCTTGGAGAAGATCTTTGCAGCCATGGTGGGCGAAGACAGCCCTTTCGAGCGTGCCGGCAGCCTGGGCTCCTTCCTGGCCTACGGCTTCTGCGGCCTGACCTTGGAGCGCATCTACCTGGCTCTGCGCAATGACTGCTGCCTCCTGACCCGCTGCCTCCTCTACATCCTGTGCATCTACTCATGGGAGCTCGGCACGGGCGGCCTCCTGTCCTGCTTTGGAGCCTGTCCCTGGGACTACGGCGAGTACAGCTACAACCTGATGGGCCTGATCGCCTTGGAGTATTTCCTCTTCTGGTTCGTGGGCTCCCTTCTGCTGGAGAAACTGGTCATCTGCAACACGCTGCGGATCCTGCTGGCCGAGCCCTGGAAAGCCGAGAAGAAACCTATGCCCAGATTTGAACTGAAAGACGACTGA
- the ZFP36 gene encoding mRNA decay activator protein ZFP36, giving the protein MSSILDVSTLYENLLNLSLSEEHDATGCHLSRRHSACSSDTPYSSGDPSPVWPLRTHWSPSAEQLHPMAEESRRPPLRPDRSVSLIEGKALPPPPPGFPPLKLGPQATAISSRYKTELCRTFSETGKCKYGAKCQFAHGTAELRTLTRHPKYKTVLCHKFFQHGDCPYGSRCHFIHYPEEARFHSAGSSPQLLRQSVSYSEGPVALRASPLPGFPDPASFARAPSTSPPPDLLSPTLGRLNSEPVPRNSTLGEATSGSRGCLCRCRQSSGVLNPLYLSAAPGTPVSAASALPRTPSDSSLSDLGSSSGSDSPVFEMPTPSRLGGSAHRLPIFNRLSVSD; this is encoded by the exons atGAGCTCCATCCTGGACGTCAGCACTTTGTACGAG aACCTGCTCAACCTGTCCCTGAGTGAAGAGCATGACGCGACAGGATGCCACCTCTCCCGGCGTCACTCCGCCTGCTCCTCAGACACGCCTTACAGCAGTGGGGACCCTTCCCCCGTCTGGCCCCTGCGCACCCACTGGAGCCCCAGCGCTGAGCAGCTGCACCCCATGGCCGAGGAGTCCCGGCGCCCCCCTCTGCGCCCGGACCGCTCTGTCAGCCTCATCGAGGGCAAGGCCCTGCCGCCCCCTCCGCCGGGCTTCCCGCCTCTCAAGCTGGGCCCCCAGGCCACGGCCATCTCCTCGCGGTACAAGACGGAGCTGTGCCGCACGTTCAGCGAGACGGGCAAGTGCAAGTACGGGGCCAAGTGCCAGTTTGCCCACGGCACGGCCGAGCTGCGCACGCTGACCCGCCACCCCAAGTACAAGACGGTGCTGTGCCACAAGTTCTTCCAGCACGGGGACTGCCCCTACGGATCCCGGTGCCACTTCATCCACTACCCCGAGGAGGCCCGCTTCCACTCGGCCGGCTCTTCGCCGCAGCTCCTGCGCCAGAGTGTCAGTTACTCCGAGGGGCCGGTTGCCCTCCGAGCATCTCCTCTGCCCGGCTTCCCTGATCCCGCCTCCTTTGCCCGGGCTCCGTCGACCTCGCCGCCACCCGACCTCCTTTCTCCGACGTTGGGCCGCCTGAACTCGGAGCCCGTCCCTCGCAATTCCACCCTGGGCGAGGCCACCTCTGGCTCCAGGGGGTGCTTGTGCCGCTGCAGACAGTCCTCTGGCGTCCTCAACCCCCTCTACCTCTCTGCTGCCCCCGGCACGCCCGTCTCAGCAGCCTCGGCTCTGCCTCGAACCCCCTCCGACAGCTCCCTCTCTGACCTGGGCAGCTCCAGCGGCTCCGACTCGCCGGTCTTTGAGATGCCAACCCCCAGCAGGCTGGGGGGAAGCGCTCACCGGCTGCCTATCTTCAACCGGCTTTCTGTCTCAGACTGA